In Lachnospiraceae bacterium, the DNA window ATTGCACCTTGGTTTTTTCGATAATTCTTCTATCCTGCTCAGTATTAAAAAGCTAGGATTCCCCTGTGCCCGGAAGTCTCACCTAAATAAAGCTGCCGTTGATCCCCCAAAAAGGTGCATCAAAAATATCCAACAATTAAATTAATAATTCTGCAAGAAAGAAATGTTTTGTTTCCGGACCGCTTCCGGCAGACGATTGTTCTTCATGCAATCACATAAATACAAATTGATGAGAGTCTGGCATGGAATACCAACTACTTCAGACTGATTTTTAAAATACGTGATCACGTTTTCATCAAGACTGATTGTCACTTGCTTCTTACACGTTTTAACATAAGGATTTTTTCTTGGTTT includes these proteins:
- a CDS encoding antitoxin, which produces MHEEYNIMDLKPRKNPYVKTCKKQVTISLDENVITYFKNQSEVVGIPCQTLINLYLCDCMKNNRLPEAVRKQNISFLQNY